The following are encoded together in the Silurus meridionalis isolate SWU-2019-XX chromosome 2, ASM1480568v1, whole genome shotgun sequence genome:
- the LOC124400492 gene encoding probable E3 ubiquitin-protein ligase HERC4 has translation MAEILSWGKLNSTENDASHENKGFAAIYRRIKFLDLSITGGLVTFLRDTDRKVIVVTSNILKKKQAKYRVTLDLKERVAIFSTGQEHVVLVSETGKVCEWKHSATPSNIPRAFSCLSNIHIVQVACGNSHSVVLANDGQLFTWGQNSSGQLGLGKDKPSFSSPEPLMSLSGIPLAQISAGGDHSFALSLSGAVFSWGRNSAGQLGVGDTDDRHVPVCVKSLNLKKTVFVSCGEDHTAVLTKEGLLFTFGSGRYGQLGHNSLRDELRPRVVAELWGSKVSHIACGRHHTLALVESSNTVYSFGCGEQGQLGNGQQTNQCVPFPVQLPPEYNTDQRVRKITAGGNLSVLFISKKDQVQATLSPCIGTTLLDDKIIENWISHCNSKGWKKNLREIKKMFSSAACINWSFCEKSRDKHYKTSIEDSGLDLSLARLAFEKMAKKDKVLLEVERVVKNYLLPSLSSTSADVEALRVYLILPELLRVLHKQGHGTQLTVALASAIEHLKPESMDVLTSLWIKLPYYYYRTLVKVFHSVSAHFMSLMTNTLCDHWTETLPLLNVLKKLYSINNQRFTMLPENYFLIKELIDFFEMVNQHGLESLNLQRKLFEEMPLLFSDPKHLATLTFLESSDLLTLYPFTLDMKSKCILFMFSQLEYETPCFLFDYMNQLCVKRETVLADTLVFLKTGSYDFYQFLKVKFALEDGIDAGGLLSEFFTLITLEITKDSSITQLFEDSGLFWFSTDSGSSQEDPESSIQYYFGVICGLAFYNHTFMNISFPVALFKKLLKLSPTLSDLEELSPVEARSLKDLLTEEEDVVEDLYLDFTVKGIELIPNGAEIPVTKANRQKYVDLYIDFVFNKSVESQFGNFRKGFSHGNPLYFWNIFKSEELRDLLYGVSKYEWEELQKGATYENCRPSEELIQNFWSVFFELSEENQKKFLTFVYGTDRMPIGGLSNRKLIIVKSNNDDADDRFPSAQTCFNILHLPNYSNIDVLRDKLIHAITYCEVFGQM, from the exons ATGGCTGAAATACTTTCCTGGGGCAAACTGAATTCAACAGAAAATGATGCTTCACATGAGAATAAGGGATTTGCTGCAATCTACCGGAGGATAAAATTTTTGGATTTGTCCATCACAGGAGGGCTCGTGACATTTCTCAGGGACACGGACCGGAAAGTCATCGTAGTGACATCCAACATATTGAAGAAAAAACAGGCAAAGTACA gagTTACTTTAGACTTGAAGGAGCGAGTTGCCATTTTCAGCACTGGGCAGGAGCATGTTGTGCTTGTGTCTGAAACAGGGAAAGTGTGTGAATGGAAGCATTCAGCAACTCCATCCAACATACCCAG GGCATTCAGCTGTTTAAGTAACATACACATTGTACAGGTTGCGTGTGGAAACTCTCATTCAGTCGTCCTAGCAAATG ATGGTCAGCTGTTCACATGGGGTCAGAACTCGAGCGGTCAGTTGGGTTTGGGGAAAGATAAGCCAAGTTTTTCGTCTCCTGAGCCACTTATGTCTCTGAGTGGGATCCCTCTGGCTCAGATCAGTGCTGGAGGAGACCACAGCTTCGCCCTGTCTCTCTCTGGAGCGGTGTTCAGTTGGGGCAGGAACAGTGCCGGACAGCTGGGCGTTGGAGACACTGATG ACAGACACGTCCCTGTTTGTGTAAAGAGCCTGAACTTGAAGAAAACTGTGTTCGTCTCATGTGGAGAGGACCATACTGCTGTTCTAACAAAG GAAGGACTACTATTCACATTTGGATCAGGTCGTTATGGGCAGCTTGGGCATAACTCACTCAGAGATGAACTCCGTCCTCGTGTAGTTGCCGAACTCTGGGGATCCAAAGTGTCCCATATAGCCTGTGGGCG GCATCACACTCTGGCACTGGTTGAATCGTCAAACACAGTGTACTCGTTTGGATGTGGAGAGCAAGGTCAACTGGGAAATGGCCAGCAGACTAATCAGTGTGTGCCATTTCCTGTCCAGCTGCCACCAG aatatAACACTGATCAGAGAGTTAGGAAAATAACTGCTGGAGGAAATCTTTCTGTTCTCTTCATCTCTAAAAAG GATCAAGTTCAAGCAACTTTAAGTCCATGCATTGGCACTACATTGTTGGATGATAAAATAATTGAGAACTGGATTTCACATTGTAACTCaaaaggatggaaaaaaaatctaag GGAAATCAAGAAAATGTTCTCGTCAGCAGCATGCATCAATTGGAGCTTCTGTGAGAAAAG CAGGGACAAACATTACAAAACATCGATTGAGGATTCTGGCCTTGATTTATCTCTGGCTCGTCTTGCTTTTGAGAAGATGGCCAAAAAGGACAAAGTTCTATTAGAG GTTGAAAGAGTGGTAAAGAACTATCTTCTCCCTTCTCTGAGTTCGACTTCTGCTGATGTGGAGGCTCTGAGGGTTTACCTTATCCTGCCTGAACTCCTCCGAGTGCTGCACAAACAAGGACATGGTACACAGCTCACTGTTGCTCTGGCCTCTGCTATCGAACACCTGAAGCCCGAATCAATGGATGTCTTGA CCAGCCTGTGGATCAAACTCCCCTACTACTACTACAGGACTCTGGTGAAGGTGTTTCACTCGGTGTCTGCTCACTTCATGTCACTGATGACCAATACATTATGTGACCACTGGACTGAAACATTACCTCTGCTAAATGTTCTGAAAAAGCTTTACAGT ATCAACAATCAGAGATTTACAATGTTGCCTGAAAACTACTTCCTTATCAAGGAGCTCATTGACTTTTTCGAAATG GTGAACCAACATGGTTTGGAATCACTGAACTTACAAAGAAAACTGTTTGAAGAG ATGCCTTTGCTTTTCAGTGACCCAAAGCACCTAGCTACTTTGACCTTTTTG gaaagttCTGATCTCCTAACCTTGTATCCCTTTACCCTTGACATGAAGAGTAAATGCATACTGTTCATG TTTTCACAGCTAGAGTATGAAACACCCTGCTTTTTATTTGACTATATGAACCAACTGTGTGTGAAGCGAGAAACTGTGCTGGCTGACACACTTGTGTTCCTGAAAACAGGCTCCTATGATTTTTATCAGTTTTTAAAG GTGAAATTTGCTCTAGAAGATGGGATCGATGCTGGAGGTCTGCTGAGTGAATTCTTCACTTTGATCACACTGGAAATAACAAAAGACTCCAGCATAACCCAACTATTCGAAGACTCTGGACTCTTCTGGTTCTCTACT GATTCTGGATCCAGCCAGGAGGACCCTGAATCTTCAATTCAGTACTACTTTGGTGTCATCTGTGGATTGGCTTTTTATAATCACACCTTTATGAACATCAGCTTCCCTGTGGCACTGTTCAAGAAGCTGCTGAAGCTCAGTCCAACTCTCAGTGACCTGGAGGAGCTTTCACCAGTGGAGGCCAG AAGTCTAAAAGATTTACTCACAGAAGAAGAGGATGTCGTGGAGGATCTCTATTTGGATTTTACA GTAAAAGGAATAGAACTCATTCCAAATGGAGCAGAAATTCCAGTCACAAAAGCTAACAG GCAGAAATACGTGGACTTGTATATCGACTTTGTTTTCAACAAGTCAGTGGAAAGTCAATTTGGGAATTTTAGGAAAGGTTTTTCTCATGGAAACCCCTTATATTTTTGGAATATATTCAAGtctgaagagctcagagactTACTCTATGGTGTGTCTAAATACGAGTGGGAGGAGCTCCAAAAG ggTGCTACATATGAAAACTGTAGACCCTCAGAAGAGCTCATTCAGAACTTCTGGTCTGTTTTCTTTGAGTTGAGTGAAGAAAACCAGAAGAAGTTTCTGA CTTTCGTGTATGGGACAGATCGCATGCCAATAGGAGGACTGTCTAATAGGAAGCTGATAATTGTGAAAAGTAACAATGATGATGCAGACGACCGTTTCCCCTCGGCCCAGACATGTTTCAACATTTTACACCTTCCAAACTACAGCAACATCGACGTACTTCGAGACAAACTCATTCATGCCATCACATATTGTGAAGTTTTTGGACAAATGTAA